A window of the Synchiropus splendidus isolate RoL2022-P1 chromosome 6, RoL_Sspl_1.0, whole genome shotgun sequence genome harbors these coding sequences:
- the LOC128760474 gene encoding cytidine deaminase-like isoform X1, giving the protein MIGRRSTSPSPLSFTFEYVCKGSRSKASSSERDRVKMNTEEPELTRDTVMKLIQASQEVKKHAYCRYSDFRVGAALLTSDDLVFTAQAKRPASPVPTIQIHADNHARPSAGCNVENACNNLGICAERTAIVKAVSDGHRRFKAIAVASDMKDQFISPCGGCRQFMREFGLNWDVYMSKPDGSFMKMSVSQLLPSSFGAKDLTMKRETDHGDH; this is encoded by the exons ATGATTGGCCGTCGGAgcacctctccctctcccctctCATTCACATTTGAATACGTTTGCAAGGGCTCCAGATCGAAGGCTTCCAGCTCAGAAAGAGATCGGGTGAAAATGAACACGGAGGAGCCAGAGTTGACCCGGGACACGGTGATGAAGCTGATCCAAGCCTCTCAGGAGGTCAAGAAACACGCCTACTGTCGCTACAGCGACTTCAGAGTTGGAGCTGCTCTGCTGACCTCAGATGACCTCGTGTTCACTG CCCAAGCAAAACGACCGGCTTCTCCAGTTCCTACCATTCAAATTCATGCTGATAACCACGCACGTCCGTCTGCAGGCTGCAATGTGGAGAATGCGTGTAACAACCTCGGCATATGTGCCGAAAGgaccgccatcgttaaagccgTCTCCGACGGCCACAGGCGCTTCAAGGCCATCGCCGTGGCCAG TGACATGAAGGACCAGTTCATCTCCCCATGTGGCGGCTGCAGGCAGTTCATGAGAGAG TTTGGACTGAATTGGGACGTTTACATGTCCAAACCTGATGGCTCATTCATGAAGATGTCAGTGAGCCAGCTGCTGCCGTCTTCCTTTGGTGCAAAGGACCTGACCATGAAGAGAGAGACGGATCATGGCGATCACTGA
- the LOC128760472 gene encoding dnaJ homolog subfamily C member 16-like — protein MTLSGTDRVLRACPLLLAIFMVTLSPVKTATETDPYRILGVSRGASQAEIKRAYKSLAKEWHPDKNKDPNAEDTFIKISKSYEILSNEERRANFDRYGQTDENQPFGQSQHHGFRNFHNSFYFDESFFHFSRTRDFADSKYLFHHAQFNSEVIPESHKRPYLIKVISEWCFACVHIEPVWKETVQELEPLGIGIGIIDLGFERRLASQLGVHRAPTIIGLVNGRATFFHQAVVREHLRQFVEDLLPQKQVEKITDDTYLSFLESWRDENKPSVLLFDVVPAVPLMYKLTAFSFRDYVRFGYVDQGASHNVRLLRQFNINTYAPTMLLFKEDTVNPVDIIQARGMKRQIMDEFVSNNKFLQVPRLVNQQLFDELCPVKQFHRRRKYCVLLITSEDQSFQPGNQAFLDFARVNVKEVLRFAYVYQRQQQPLCQALLPNQAVLLPQVVILERRSQAGKVLFRSVAGGWNGSEEEKYRLHEQLELLQKDPSYLSSDATLPELNNERAPMFIIRWMNAAYDYVVQSYEDLLYSSGREMMPILSLIFSALFILFGTVIIQAFSEPGESKPQRSKPKEQPPSEEEASNRAGTSSRPPKKDFVEVTELTDITYISNLVKLRPGHINVVLVLTHSSKNALLRKFAKEVFSFSGTQTLHFSFLNADKHHNWMPSLLRSASSQTDGHSAEDEESSDYTGYVLALNGYKKYFSLFRPVFTGEDPSEASSTSETSFSSDTRRNSRSRSRSSSHSRSRSHSREEGSASKRGSGRTTSIEVHHKLDKLGVWMERLTEGSLPRLQVPYWPSLDANKES, from the exons ATGACGCTAAGTGGAACCGATCGAGTGCTACGGGCATGTCCGCTGCTGCTCGCCATCTTTATGGTCACCCTGAGCCCAGTGAAGACAGCGACAGAAACGGACCCCTACAGAATCCTCGGGGTCAGCAGGGGCGCTAGTCAAGCGGAGATTAAGAGGGCGTACAAGAGCCTGGCCAAGGAGTG GCATCCGGATAAAAACAAGGACCCTAACGCTGAAGACACGTTCATCAAAATCTCCAAATCATATGAG ATCCTGTCAAACGAGGAGCGAAGGGCCAACTTTGATCGTTACGGTCAGACCGATGAAAACCAGCCGTTCGGACAATCGCAGCATCACGGCTTCCGCAACTTCCACAACAGCTTCTACTTTGATGAGTCGTTCTTTCATTTTTCCAG GACCAGAGACTTTGCAGACAGCAAGTATCTGTTTCACCACGCTCAGTTCAATAGTGAAGTCATTCCTGAAAGCCACAAGAGGCCCTACCTTATCAAAGTCATCTCTGAGTGGTGCTTCGCTTGCGTCCACATTGAGCCAGTTTGGAAGGAGACCGTGCAGGAGCTGGAGCCTTTGG GCATTGGGATCGGCATCATAGACTTGGGTTTCGAACGTCGTCTAGCGAGCCAGCTGGGCGTCCACAGGGCCCCTACCATCATTGGCCTGGTCAACGGCAGAGCAACCTTCTTCCATCAGGCTGTGGTTCGTGAGCACCTGCGGCAGTTTGTTGAGGACCTGCTGCCTCAGAAACAGGTGGAAAAG ATCACAGATGACACTTACTTGTCTTTTCTGGAGAGTTGGAGGGATGAAAATAAACCCAGCGTTCTGCTGTTTGATGTTGTCCCAGCTGTTCCTCTCATGTACAAG CTGACAGCCTTCTCCTTCCGAGACTATGTCCGCTTTGGCTATGTCGACCAGGGAGCGAGCCACAACGTGCGGCTTTTGCGGCAATTCAACATCAACACTTATGCTCCCACGATGCTTCTGTTCAAGGAGGACACAGTCAACCCTGTCGACATCATCCAG GCCAGAGGGATGAAGCGACAGATTATGgatgagtttgtctccaacaacaAGTTCCTCCAGGTGCCTCGGCTGGTGAACCAGCAGCTCTTTGATGAGCTTTGCCCTGTCAAGCAGTTCCACCGACGGAGAAA ATACTGTGTGCTGCTCATCACAAGTGAAGATCAGAGCTTTCAGCCTGGGAATCAAGCTTTCCTTGACTTTGCGAGAGTGAACGTAAAGGAAGTACTTCGGTTCGCGTACGTCTACCAGCGTCAACAGCAGCCGCTCTGCCAAGCGCTTCTCCCCAACCAGGCAGTGCTCTTGCCGCAG GTTGTGATTCTTGAGCGGCGGAGTCAGGCTGGAAAGGTTCTGTTCCGCTCCGTGGCCGGCGGCTGGAACGGCAGCGAGGAAGAAAAGTACCGTCTACATGAGCAGCTGGAGCTCCTTCAGAAGGACCCGTCCTATCTGAGCTCAGACGCCACACTGCCTGAACTCAACAACGAAAGGGCTCCA ATGTTCATAATTCGCTGGATGAATGCTGCGTATGATTATGTCGTTCAGTCATATGAGGACCTCCTCTACTCGAGCGG ACGAGAGATGATGCCCATCCTGTCATTGATCTTCTCAGCCCTCTTCATTCTTTTTGGCACAGTCATAATCCAAGCGTTCag TGAGCCGGGTGAGAGCAAACCCCAGCGTTCCAAGCCGAAGGAGCAGCCTCCAAGTGAAGAGGAGGCTTCAAACAGGGCTGGGACCTCAAG TCGCCCTCCCAAGAAGGACTTTGTTGAGGTGACGGAGCTGACCGACATCACCTACATCAGTAACCTGGTGAAGTTGAGACCTGGACACATCAATGTGGTTCTGGTGCTGACCCATTCCTCCAAGAATGCACTGCTCAGGAAGTTCGCCAAGGAGGTGTTTTCGTTCTCGGG GACGCAGACGCTCCATTTCTCCTTCCTCAATGCGGACAAACATCACAACTGGATGCCGTCGCTCCTGCGTTCAGCCTCCTCACAGACCGACGGTCACTCGGCGGAAGACGAGGAGTCCTCCGACTACACCGGTTATGTTTTAGCTCTCAATGGCTACAAGAAGTACTTTTCTCTCTTTCGGCCCGTTTTCACGGGAGAGGATCCCAGCGAGGCCTCGTCCACCTCAGAGACCTCCTTTTCCTCCGACACCCGGCGAAACTCCCGATCTCGATCCAGGTCCAGTTCGCACTCACGGTCCCGCTCCCATTCCAGAGAGGAAGGGAGCGCTTCAAAGAGAGGGTCGGGTCGGACCACCAGCATAGAAGTGCACCACAAGCTGGACAAGCTGGGCGTGTGGATGGAGAGGCTGACTGAAGGATCGCTGCCCAGGCTTCAGGTCCCCTACTGGCCCTCGCTGGATGCTAACAAAGAAAGCTGA
- the tmem167b gene encoding protein kish-B yields the protein MTNVYSFDGILVFGLLFICTCAYLKKVPRLNGWLLSEKKGVWGVFYKAAVIGTRLHIAVATSCLIMAFYLVFLK from the exons ATGACAAATG TGTATTCCTTTGATGGCATCTTGGTGTTCGGGCTGCTGTTCATCTGCACGTGTGCGTATCTCAAGAAGGTCCCTCGCCTCAATGGCTGGCTGTTGTCAGAAAAAAAGGGAGTTTGGGGAGTCTTCTACAAAG CTGCAGTCATTGGTACACGGCTTCACATAGCTGTGGCGACGTCCTGTCTGATCATGGCCTTCTATCTTGTCTTCTTGAAATGA
- the b3galt6 gene encoding beta-1,3-galactosyltransferase 6 yields MYLLRLLCRHKTALVIGIVCGFAIVLVFLARCTSETLKQIQDPPGLVPHVDAPQPHRSAAPTKVLSAFLVVLITTGPKYTERRSIIRSTWLAKRDSDVLAKFVVGTQGLPNEDLQNLNTEQGRHKDLVLLPDLKDSYDNLTLKLIHMYSWLDQNVDFKFVLKADDDTFARLDLIKEELKGKEPTRLYWGFFYGRGRVKTAGKWRESSWELCDYYLPYALGGGYIISADLVRYVHLNAAYLKTWQSEDVSLGAWLAPVDVRRTHDPRFDTEYKSRGCSNKYLVTHKQSLEDMLEKHQTLQRDGRLCKEEVKLRLSYMYDWSVPPSQCCQRKDGIP; encoded by the coding sequence ATGTATTTGTTACGTCTTCTCTGCCGCCACAAGACTGCGCTGGTCATTGGCATTGTGTGTGGCTTTGCCATTGTTCTTGTCTTCTTGGCCCGATGCACCTCCGAAACCTTGAAACAGATCCAGGATCCACCGGGCCTGGTCCCGCATGTCGATGCCCCTCAACCGCACAGATCTGCAGCCCCCACCAAAGTCCTGTCAGCGTTCCTGGTGGTTCTGATCACCACGGGACCCAAGTACACCGAGCGCAGGAGCATCATCCGCAGTACGTGGCTCGCCAAGAGGGACTCGGATGTCCTCGCCAAGTTTGTGGTTGGAACTCAAGGGCTTCCAAATGAGGatcttcagaacttgaacaCAGAGCAAGGGCGGCACAAGGATCTGGTCCTCCTCCCTGACTTGAAAGATTCCTATGACAACCTCACCCTAAAGCTGATTCATATGTACTCCTGGCTGGACCAAAATGTCGATTTTAAGTTTGTACTCAAAGCGGATGACGACACATTTGCTCGCTTGGATCTCATCAAAGAGGAACTCAAAGGCAAGGAGCCCACCAGACTCTACTGGGGCTTCTTCTACGGCCGTGGTCGTGTTAAAACGGCTGGGAAGTGGCGAGAGAGCTCGTGGGAGCTGTGTGACTACTATTTGCCCTACGCATTAGGTGGCGGCTACATTATCTCTGCTGATCTGGTGCGATACGTGCATCTTAACGCAGCCTACCTGAAGACGTGGCAGAGTGAGGACGTGTCATTGGGCGCCTGGCTGGCCCCAGTGGATGTCCGGCGCACTCACGACCCTCGATTCGACACAGAGTACAAGTCTCGTGGATGCAGTAATAAATATCTAGTAACACACAAGCAAAGCTTGGAGGACATGTTGGAGAAACACCAGACGCTGCAGAGAGATGGACGGCTCTGCAAGGAGGAGGTCAAGCTGAGACTGTCCTACATGTACGACTGGAGTGTGCCACCTTCGCAGTGCTGCCAAAGGAAAGATGGCATTCCATAG
- the LOC128760474 gene encoding cytidine deaminase-like isoform X2 gives MNTEEPELTRDTVMKLIQASQEVKKHAYCRYSDFRVGAALLTSDDLVFTGCNVENACNNLGICAERTAIVKAVSDGHRRFKAIAVASDMKDQFISPCGGCRQFMREFGLNWDVYMSKPDGSFMKMSVSQLLPSSFGAKDLTMKRETDHGDH, from the exons ATGAACACGGAGGAGCCAGAGTTGACCCGGGACACGGTGATGAAGCTGATCCAAGCCTCTCAGGAGGTCAAGAAACACGCCTACTGTCGCTACAGCGACTTCAGAGTTGGAGCTGCTCTGCTGACCTCAGATGACCTCGTGTTCACTG GCTGCAATGTGGAGAATGCGTGTAACAACCTCGGCATATGTGCCGAAAGgaccgccatcgttaaagccgTCTCCGACGGCCACAGGCGCTTCAAGGCCATCGCCGTGGCCAG TGACATGAAGGACCAGTTCATCTCCCCATGTGGCGGCTGCAGGCAGTTCATGAGAGAG TTTGGACTGAATTGGGACGTTTACATGTCCAAACCTGATGGCTCATTCATGAAGATGTCAGTGAGCCAGCTGCTGCCGTCTTCCTTTGGTGCAAAGGACCTGACCATGAAGAGAGAGACGGATCATGGCGATCACTGA